A stretch of the Polyodon spathula isolate WHYD16114869_AA unplaced genomic scaffold, ASM1765450v1 scaffolds_796, whole genome shotgun sequence genome encodes the following:
- the larp4ab gene encoding la-related protein 4 isoform X3 — protein sequence MSSERPGEDQPPPPPPPQGEKGKEEQEEGETGAGSRGVDSRAPEPGGMGTSKGAGLNPNAKVWQEIPQGGTGAAPDSANGMDSTWPDSPPGPGTEGYSELSAEDSKAYSVVVSSLSECSSTSPPSEHASVNDMDPPELVFPLYEPPAGTGDLTEQQLVPAENLRESLRMQLEFCFSRENLSKDLYLMSQMDSDQFVPIWTIASMEGIKTLTTDMDLILDVLRCSPMVQVDEKGEKVRPNHKRCIIILREVPETTPVEEVEFLFKNEKCPKVISVEFAHNNNWYITFQSDTDAQQAHRYLREEVKTFQGKPIMARIKAINTFFAKNGYRGVDSSVFSQQTPCQASFSSQLFMQPVYSPQQQYPLYGIVPTTWTPSPTPYFETPLAPFPNSSFVNGFSSPGNYKPNGSSLNIRPPFHRNRVPLYSRKNRINNYRNHAKPPPRSSDGAPVVGGVAPLVEGLCGRSPLTPRNQGSVLGPQDQGSSYSVKEPHTPLSEQNGDSSLAGRGRRSTYRGGRRRREDERAMRPPALSEIKVQPPKFDLAATNFPPLPGSVVSTQGEPVLENRLSDVVRGISRDKQEVNKLDLVTGSVAVVQEEPVPIAATLYPATGKPASPVSNEPPQASASLPEKKPAVEVPAPKQTPSSAPPPVVMAPLPLAVSRPPRPAPSAPSTQTPAPSPSPTAAVTSTTALDSRKLSYAEVCQRPPAPIPVTTLPLRELRGNTEEPTAAPVTPAADKHTQQQQQQPGLGKLPADSYCKPEGLSRDSYRNNGPLRGNGSGIKLREQQRRPFPSSSSSTRRSSPPGTGRRLVGKEQNVPPQ from the exons GGAACTTCAAAAGGTGCTGGCCTGAACCCCAACGCCAAGGTTTGGCAGGAGATCCCTCAGGGCGGGACGGGAGCCGCTCCAGACTCCGCAAACGGGATGGACAGCACCTGGCCGGACAGCCCCCCTGGCCCGGGCACCGAAG gctacTCTGAGCTCTCTGCCGAGGACAGCAAGGCGTACAGTGTGGTGGTTTCCAGCCTGTCCGAGTGCAGCAGCACCAGCCCCCCCTCCGAGCATGCGTCTGTCAACGACATGGACCCCCCCGAGCTCGTCTTCCCTCTGTACGAGCCCCCTGCCGGGACCG GTGACTTGACGGAGCAGCAGCTGGTCCCTGCAGAGAACCTGCGCGAGTCTCTGAGGATGCAGCTGGAGTTCTGCTTCTCTCG AGAGAACTTATCCAAGGACCTGTACCTGATGTCCCAGATGGACAGCGACCAGTTCGTCCCCATTTGGACCATTGCCAGCATGGAGGGGATAAAGACCCTCACGACAGACATGGATCTCATACTGGACGTGCTCAGAT GTTCACCGATGGTGCAAGTCGATGAGAAGGGAGAGAAAGTGAGGCCCAACCACAAGCGCTGCATAATCATTCTGAGAGAGGTTCCCGAGACCACCCCTGTCGAG GAAGTCGagttcttgtttaaaaatgagaAGTGCCCGAAGGTGATCAGCGTGGAGTTCGCTCACAATAATAACTGGTACATCACATTCCAGTCCGACACAGACGCTCAGCAG GCTCACAGATATTTAAGGGAAGAAGTGAAAACGTTTCAGGGAAAGCCAATCATG GCCAGGATAAAAGCCATCAACACGTTCTTTGCGAAAAACGGGTACCGCGGCGTGGACTCCAGCGTGTTCTCCCAGCAGACCCCGTGCCAGGCCTCGTTCAGCTCCCAGCTCTTCATGCAGCCGGTGTACAGCCCGCAGCAGCAGTACCCCCTGTACGGCATCGTGCCGACGACCTGGACCCCCTCGCCCACACCCTACTTCGAGACCCCGCTG GCCCCGTTTCCCAACAGCAGCTTTGTAAATGGATTCAGCTCTCCCGGGAATTACAAACCGAACGGCAGCTCCTTGAACATCCGCCCTCCTTTCCACAGAAACCG TGTCCCACTGTATTCAAGAAAGAATAGAATTAATAATTACAG gaACCACGCGAAGCCCCCCCCTCGCTCCTCGGACGGGGCTCCCGTAGTGGGGGGAGTGGCCCCCCTGGTGGAGGGGCTGTGCGGCCGCAGCCCCCTGACCCCCCGGAACCAAGGCTCAGTCCTAGGACCCCAGGACCAGGGCAGCAGCTACTCTGTGAAGGAGCCCCACACGCCTCTCTCGGAGCAGAACGGAGACAGCAGCCTTGCAGGCAGAGGCAG AAGAAGCACTTACCGCGGAGGGAGGAGGAGACGAGAGGATGAACGAGCCATG AGGCCTCCGGCACTCTCCGAGATCAAAGTCCAGCCTCCCAAATTCGACCTGGCAGCAACGAACTTCCCGCCCCTCCCAGGCAGCGTGGTGAGCACCCAGGGGGAGCCTGTCCTGGAGAACAGGCTGTCGGATGTGGTGCGAGGGATCAGCAGGGACAAG CAGGAGGTTAACAAGCTGGATTTGGTGACCGGGTCAGTGGCTGTCGTGCAAGAGGAGCCCGTGCCCATCGCTGCCACTCTGTACCCCGCCACAGGCAAGCCTGCAAGCCCTGTCTCCAACGAGCCCCCCCAAGCCAG TGCAAGCCTGCCGGAGAAGAAGCCAGCCGTGGAGGTTCCAGCCCCCAAACAGACGCCCAGCTCGGCCCCCCCTCCAGTGGTCATGGCCCCCCTGCCCCTCGCTGTATCCAGACCACCCCGGCCGGCCCCCAGTGCCCCCTCTACACAGACCCCAGCCCCCTCCCCCAGCCCCACTGCAGCCGTCACCAGCACCACTGCACTG GACTCGCGGAAACTGAGCTATGCTGAAGTGTGTCAGAGACCCCCTGCCCCAATCCCTGTGACCACGCTGCCCCTGAGAGAGCTCCGGGGCAACACTGAAGAGCCCACCGCTGCCCCCGTCACGCCTGCCGCAGACAAACacacgcagcagcagcagcagcagcctggccTGGGCAAACTCCCTGCAGACAGCTACTGCAAGCCAGAGGGGCTATCCAGAGATTCCTACCGGAACAACGGACCGCTGAGAGGGAACGGCAGCGGGATCAAACTGCGGGAGCAGCAACGCCGGcccttcccctcctcctcctcctccactcgCCGATCCTCTCCTCCGGGAACAGGCAGACGCCTCGTCGGGAAAGAGCAGAACGTCCCGCCACAGTGA
- the larp4ab gene encoding la-related protein 4 isoform X6 has translation MPCLQALCVSLLKRVHSAIPLPGSYSLKSRRGTSKGAGLNPNAKVWQEIPQGGTGAAPDSANGMDSTWPDSPPGPGTEGYSELSAEDSKAYSVVVSSLSECSSTSPPSEHASVNDMDPPELVFPLYEPPAGTAGDLTEQQLVPAENLRESLRMQLEFCFSRENLSKDLYLMSQMDSDQFVPIWTIASMEGIKTLTTDMDLILDVLRCSPMVQVDEKGEKVRPNHKRCIIILREVPETTPVEEVEFLFKNEKCPKVISVEFAHNNNWYITFQSDTDAQQAHRYLREEVKTFQGKPIMARIKAINTFFAKNGYRGVDSSVFSQQTPCQASFSSQLFMQPVYSPQQQYPLYGIVPTTWTPSPTPYFETPLAPFPNSSFVNGFSSPGNYKPNGSSLNIRPPFHRNRVPLYSRKNRINNYRNHAKPPPRSSDGAPVVGGVAPLVEGLCGRSPLTPRNQGSVLGPQDQGSSYSVKEPHTPLSEQNGDSSLAGRGRRSTYRGGRRRREDERAMRPPALSEIKVQPPKFDLAATNFPPLPGSVVSTQGEPVLENRLSDVVRGISRDKQEVNKLDLVTGSVAVVQEEPVPIAATLYPATGKPASPVSNEPPQASASLPEKKPAVEVPAPKQTPSSAPPPVVMAPLPLAVSRPPRPAPSAPSTQTPAPSPSPTAAVTSTTALDSRKLSYAEVCQRPPAPIPVTTLPLRELRGNTEEPTAAPVTPAADKHTQQQQQQPGLGKLPADSYCKPEGLSRDSYRNNGPLRGNGSGIKLREQQRRPFPSSSSSTRRSSPPGTGRRLVGKEQNVPPQ, from the exons GGAACTTCAAAAGGTGCTGGCCTGAACCCCAACGCCAAGGTTTGGCAGGAGATCCCTCAGGGCGGGACGGGAGCCGCTCCAGACTCCGCAAACGGGATGGACAGCACCTGGCCGGACAGCCCCCCTGGCCCGGGCACCGAAG gctacTCTGAGCTCTCTGCCGAGGACAGCAAGGCGTACAGTGTGGTGGTTTCCAGCCTGTCCGAGTGCAGCAGCACCAGCCCCCCCTCCGAGCATGCGTCTGTCAACGACATGGACCCCCCCGAGCTCGTCTTCCCTCTGTACGAGCCCCCTGCCGGGACCG cAGGTGACTTGACGGAGCAGCAGCTGGTCCCTGCAGAGAACCTGCGCGAGTCTCTGAGGATGCAGCTGGAGTTCTGCTTCTCTCG AGAGAACTTATCCAAGGACCTGTACCTGATGTCCCAGATGGACAGCGACCAGTTCGTCCCCATTTGGACCATTGCCAGCATGGAGGGGATAAAGACCCTCACGACAGACATGGATCTCATACTGGACGTGCTCAGAT GTTCACCGATGGTGCAAGTCGATGAGAAGGGAGAGAAAGTGAGGCCCAACCACAAGCGCTGCATAATCATTCTGAGAGAGGTTCCCGAGACCACCCCTGTCGAG GAAGTCGagttcttgtttaaaaatgagaAGTGCCCGAAGGTGATCAGCGTGGAGTTCGCTCACAATAATAACTGGTACATCACATTCCAGTCCGACACAGACGCTCAGCAG GCTCACAGATATTTAAGGGAAGAAGTGAAAACGTTTCAGGGAAAGCCAATCATG GCCAGGATAAAAGCCATCAACACGTTCTTTGCGAAAAACGGGTACCGCGGCGTGGACTCCAGCGTGTTCTCCCAGCAGACCCCGTGCCAGGCCTCGTTCAGCTCCCAGCTCTTCATGCAGCCGGTGTACAGCCCGCAGCAGCAGTACCCCCTGTACGGCATCGTGCCGACGACCTGGACCCCCTCGCCCACACCCTACTTCGAGACCCCGCTG GCCCCGTTTCCCAACAGCAGCTTTGTAAATGGATTCAGCTCTCCCGGGAATTACAAACCGAACGGCAGCTCCTTGAACATCCGCCCTCCTTTCCACAGAAACCG TGTCCCACTGTATTCAAGAAAGAATAGAATTAATAATTACAG gaACCACGCGAAGCCCCCCCCTCGCTCCTCGGACGGGGCTCCCGTAGTGGGGGGAGTGGCCCCCCTGGTGGAGGGGCTGTGCGGCCGCAGCCCCCTGACCCCCCGGAACCAAGGCTCAGTCCTAGGACCCCAGGACCAGGGCAGCAGCTACTCTGTGAAGGAGCCCCACACGCCTCTCTCGGAGCAGAACGGAGACAGCAGCCTTGCAGGCAGAGGCAG AAGAAGCACTTACCGCGGAGGGAGGAGGAGACGAGAGGATGAACGAGCCATG AGGCCTCCGGCACTCTCCGAGATCAAAGTCCAGCCTCCCAAATTCGACCTGGCAGCAACGAACTTCCCGCCCCTCCCAGGCAGCGTGGTGAGCACCCAGGGGGAGCCTGTCCTGGAGAACAGGCTGTCGGATGTGGTGCGAGGGATCAGCAGGGACAAG CAGGAGGTTAACAAGCTGGATTTGGTGACCGGGTCAGTGGCTGTCGTGCAAGAGGAGCCCGTGCCCATCGCTGCCACTCTGTACCCCGCCACAGGCAAGCCTGCAAGCCCTGTCTCCAACGAGCCCCCCCAAGCCAG TGCAAGCCTGCCGGAGAAGAAGCCAGCCGTGGAGGTTCCAGCCCCCAAACAGACGCCCAGCTCGGCCCCCCCTCCAGTGGTCATGGCCCCCCTGCCCCTCGCTGTATCCAGACCACCCCGGCCGGCCCCCAGTGCCCCCTCTACACAGACCCCAGCCCCCTCCCCCAGCCCCACTGCAGCCGTCACCAGCACCACTGCACTG GACTCGCGGAAACTGAGCTATGCTGAAGTGTGTCAGAGACCCCCTGCCCCAATCCCTGTGACCACGCTGCCCCTGAGAGAGCTCCGGGGCAACACTGAAGAGCCCACCGCTGCCCCCGTCACGCCTGCCGCAGACAAACacacgcagcagcagcagcagcagcctggccTGGGCAAACTCCCTGCAGACAGCTACTGCAAGCCAGAGGGGCTATCCAGAGATTCCTACCGGAACAACGGACCGCTGAGAGGGAACGGCAGCGGGATCAAACTGCGGGAGCAGCAACGCCGGcccttcccctcctcctcctcctccactcgCCGATCCTCTCCTCCGGGAACAGGCAGACGCCTCGTCGGGAAAGAGCAGAACGTCCCGCCACAGTGA